From a region of the Apis mellifera strain DH4 linkage group LG2, Amel_HAv3.1, whole genome shotgun sequence genome:
- the LOC413955 gene encoding tetratricopeptide repeat protein 28 isoform X3 has product MGDRLQEAREIGNVGAVYLAMGEFESAVDCHTQHLRIARRLGDRVEEARAFSNLGSSHHYRRNFGQAMAYHENVLRIAQELGDRAIEMRAYAGLGHAARCAGDLAQAKLWHQRQLDVALATKDKIAEGRACSNLGIVYQLLGEHEAALKLHQAHLGIARSLGDKAGMGRAYGNIGNAYNALGYYEQAIKYHKQELTISKEVNDRSSEASTHGNLAVAYQAVQGHEAALRHYRAHLAIARELKDTAGEACALLNLANCLSSRGRFEEAVPYYENYLMLSQELHDVEGEAKACHFLGYAHYCLGNHREAVRYYDQDLALAKDLQDKSGMGRAYCNLGLAHLALENLDTALECQKYYLAIAHMTKHLAGKFRALGNIGDCLLRLGETEEAIKMHQRQLNLARQAGDRSLEAAAYGALGIAHRTMKNLDKALGFHTQELTLRQEASDLRGECRAHGNLGAVHMALGQYTHAVKCYQEQLERAKELADSGVEAQALGNLGIARLNMAHYEDAIGYFEQQLATLEPLTTGTALLNKARALGNLGDCYEALGDPEEAIKCHEQQLTAATKLKSIREQERAYRGLGRAREATGNLQEALVCFEKRLVAAHEVDSPESRGAAYGDLGRVHAALGNHEQAVSCLSHQLALARGLGDKAAEAEAASGLGAVHLLMDDPNSALRHHQLELSIAEALDAAGLQARACANLGITQEALGQFEEAIRLQEQSLSLAAAAGDQPARAAAFSSLGRLHHLCGDLSRALSYLQSGLSLSEGLGRREEAARLRHRLGLVHWEAGEAIIAVEHLEKAANLLESLDGISSTLTCGQPNKSELLSETYRMLQKVLISLNRAEEALNWAERSRRNKSNCLDDAAHYSEIIDRQRGVILYYSEVGCELHAWCLAPGRGLLRFHSTSLDDGIGLEKRVLQAREALLEETNELVEETKIPSRGHHLNASSYSLSSLFSVGSISSRAGSARWGRGSKGPTWQSPLPIQVLYDLLLAPFEDLLPPARKELIMVVEKSLYLAPLPALQSNPGEDYLCERFSLLVVPSLAALKKRSKTPMPEGGATVAALVAGNPVLPEEIREEYGWSESVTSTETESEIVAELLEARALTGTEATRSTVLRSLPDAECVHLTVPVFWNSASLALTADPCEDSSVRPEYLLSYSDITKLRISARLVVISSGHGWNSTENTTTTSDGVQNLAKALLNAGAQCVLIGMWAVPPTAGSILLRAFYSAMLQGARASRALAEAMQTVQHTRHFAHPANWAGWLLIGGDARLSNKVALMGQALAELLRGGPEQSRDALRVTLHLVEKSLQRIHRGQKNAMYTTQRSIENKVGAATGWRELLMSVGFRFEPAGNGIPSSVFFPQSDPEERLTRCSASLQALLGLGPSSLHALARLLQAPEAAEDVIAAMRRATCATEGQEVTLPVQVWRASGSHELFASLGFDLMEVGQSEVTLRTGKQASRRAVQFALQALLALFDTQEAPKSLTLDSSSSMESLASVAHIEKNVIERPRLGGAFANYVRHRGEPDGKTMEPPNVPIPTSRQPCQNGGGESDVAFTPSPPVALNLNHQTRIRNLYPDQSIRPGSSSSSSVTDWDNGHATVLRRQPLPPLPATVLERLSVRTEIGSNSPRKPRHPTTTEDICSQTDSTQSTETHNQNLRNVATSLTSLTRELTPTISEVYHERNLGLGLAPSLSKLLGEVSSVSGNEENQSTRTNHNQNQNWIQNESELCRRDEADGRSIAESQCSATSSNKIHRKAPPPPV; this is encoded by the exons ATGGGAGATCGACTTCAGGAAGCTCGAGAAATAGGAAATGTGGGAGCAGTTTATTTAGCAATGGGAGAATTTGAAAGTGCTGTTGATTGTCATACACAGCATTTAAGAATAGCAAGACGCTTAGGAGATCGTGTAGAAGAAGCAAGAGCTTTTAGCAATTTAGGTTCATCTCATcattatcgaagaaattttggtCAAGCAATGGCTTATCATGAAAATGTTCTAAGAATAGCTCAAGAACTTGGTGATAGAGCAATAGAAATGAGAGCATATGCTGGGCTGGGTCATGCTGCAAGATGTGCAg GTGATCTTGCACAGGCTAAACTATGGCACCAGAGGCAACTTGATGTTGCATTAGCTACAAAAGACAAAATTGCTGAAGGACGAGCATGTAGTAATTTAGGAATAGTTTATCAATTACTTGGTGAACATGAAGCTGCACTTAAATTACATCAAGCTCATTTAGGAATTGCTAGATCATTAGGAGATAAAGCTGGTATGGGTAGAGCATatggaaatattggaaatgcTTATAATGCATTAGGATATTATGAACAAgctattaaatatcataaacaaGAATTAACAATAAGCAAAGag GTTAATGATCGTAGTTCAGAAGCTAGTACACATGGAAATTTAGCAGTAGCATATCAGGCAGTACAAGGTCATGAAGCAGCATTAAGACATTATAGAGCACATTTAGCTATAGCACGTGAATTAAAAGATACAGCTGGTGAAGCATGTGCTTTGCTTAATCTTGCCAATTGTTTATCATCTCGTGGCAGATTTGAAGAAGCTGTtccatattatgaaaattatcttatgTTATCTCAGGAGTTACATGACGTGGAAGGCGAAGCTAAAGCATGTCATTTCTTAGGTTATGCTCATTATTGTTTAGGTAATCATCGTGAAGCTGTTAGATACTATGATCAAGATTTAGCATTAGCTAAAGATTTACAGGATAAATCTGGAATGGGAAGAGCTTATTGTAATTTAGGATTAGCACATTTAGCTCTTGAAAATTTAGACACAGCTCTAGaatgtcaaaaatattatttag CTATTGCACATATGACTAAACATTTAGCTGGAAAATTTCGTGCTTTGGGAAATATTGGTGATTGTCTTTTACGTCTTGGTGAAACTGAAGAAGCAATAAAAATGCATCAACGACAATTAAATTTAGCACGACAAGCAGGTGATCGTAGTTTAGAAGCTGCTGCTTATGGAGCTTTAGGTATTGCACATCGGACAATGAAAAATCTTGATAAAGCATTAGGATTTCATACTCAAGAATTAACTTTAAGACAAGAAGCTAGTGATTTACGTGGCGAATGTAGAGCTCATGGGAACTTAGGAGCAGTACATATGGCATTAGGTCAATATACTCATGCAGTAAAATGTTATCAAGAACAGCTTGAAAGGGCAAAAGAATTAGCAGATTCAGGAGTTGAAGCTCAAGCTTtag GAAATTTGGGAATAGCTAGACTTAACATGGCACATTATGAAGATGCAATTGGTTACTTTGAACAACAATTAGCGACTTTAGAACCATTAACTACAGGCACAGCTTTATTGAATAAAGCAAGAGCACTTGGTAATTTAGGCGATTGTTATGAAGCTTTAGGAGATCCAGAGGAAGCTATTAAATGTCATGAACAACAATTAACAGCTgctacaaaattaaaaagtataagagAACAAGAAAGAGCATATCGTGGTTTAGGCCGAGCTCGGGAAGCAACTGGAAATTTACAAGAAGCTTTAGTTTGTTTTGAGAAAAGATTAGTAGCTGCACATGAAGTTGATAGTCCAGAATCGAGAGGCGCAGCTTACGGAGATTtag GTCGAGTACATGCTGCATTAGGTAACCATGAACAAGCTGTTAGTTGTTTATCACATCAATTAGCTCTTGCCAGGGGACTTGGAGATAAAGctgcagaagcagaagctgcTAGTGGATTAGGAGCTGTTCATTTATTAATGGATGATCCAAATTCTGCATTACGACATCACCAATTGGAACTTTCAATTGCTGAAGCTTTAGATGCAGCTGGATTACAAGCTAGAGCTTGTGCAAATTTAGGTATAACTCAAGAAGCTTTAGGACAATTTGAAGAAGCAATAAGATTACAAGAACAATCATTAAGTCTTGCAGCAGCAGCTGGAGATCAACCGGCAAGAGCAGCTGCATTTTCTAGTTTAGGTCGACTTCATCATTTATGTGGTGATTTATCACGAGCTTTGAGTTACTTACAATCTGGATTATCTTTATCTGAAGGAttaggaagaagagaagaagcagCTAGATTGAGACATAGACTTGGTCTTGTTCATTGGGAAGCTGGAGAGGCAATTATTGCTGTAGAACATTTAGAAAAAGCagcaaatttattagaatcatTAGACGGAATTTCTTCAACTCTAACTTGTGGACAACCAAATAAGTCTGAATTATTATCAGAGACATACAGAATGTTACAAAAAGTACTAATTAGTTTAAATAGAGCTGAAGAAGCTTTGAATTGGGCAGAAAGATCGAGacgaaataaaagtaattgtttGGATGATGCTGCGCATTATTCCGAAATTATTGATAGACAACGTggagttattttatattatag tgAAGTAGGATGTGAATTACATGCTTGGTGCTTAGCACCTGGTCGAGGATTATTGCGATTTCATTCCACTAGTTTAGATGATGGTATAGGATTAGAGAAACGAGTTTTACAAGCACGAGAAGCTCTTTTAGAGGAAACAAATGAACTTgttgaagaaacaaaaataccaTCAAGAGGACATCATCTTAATGCTAGTTCATATAGTTTGAGCAGTTTGTTTAGTGTGGGTTCAATTAGTTCACGAGCAGGAAGTGCTCGATGGGGACGAGGAAGTAAAGGACCTACATGGCAATCACCATTACCAATTCAAGTACTTTATGATTTACTTTTAGCACCATTTGAAGATCTTTTACCACCtgcaagaaaagaattaattatggtAGTGgagaaatcattatatttagcTCCACTTCCAGCTTTACAATCAAATCCTGGAGAAGATTATTTATGtgaaagattttctttattagtGGTACCATCTCTAGCAGCTTTAAAAAAGCGGTCAAAAACTCCTATGCCAGAAGGAGGTGCAACAGTAGCTGCACTAGTTGCAGGAAATCCTGTGCTTCCTGAAGAAATTAGGGAAGAATATGGATGGTCTGAAAGCGTTACTTCAACTGAAACAGAATCTGAAATAGTTGCTGAATTATTAGAAGCTCGTGCTTTAACCG gtaCAGAAGCAACAAGATCAACAGTTTTAAGATCTTTACCTGATGCAGAATGTGTACATTTAACAGTACCAGTTTTCTGGAATTCTGCTAGTTTAGCATTAACTGCAGATCCTTGTGAAGATTCTTCTGTAAGaccagaatatttattaagttattcagatattacaaaattaagaatatctgCTCGTTTAGTTGTAATATCTAGTGGTCATGGTTGGAATAGTACAGAAAATACAACTACTACATCAGATGGTGTACAAAATTTAGCCAAAGCTTTATTAAATGCAGGAGCACAATGTGTACTTATAGGAATGTGGGCAGTTCCACCTACAGCTGGTAGTATATTATTACGAGCATTTTATAGTGCTATGTTACAAGGTGCTAGAGCGTCAAGAGCATTGGCAGAAGCTATGCAAACAGTCCAACATACAAGACATTTTGCACATCCTGCAAATTGGGCTGGATGGTTACTTATTGGAGGAGATGCAAGATTATCAAATAAg gTTGCTTTAATGGGACAAGCACTTGCTGAATTATTACGCGGAGGTCCTGAACAAAGTCGTGATGCACTACGTGTCACACTTCATTTAGTAGAAAAATCATTACAACGAATACATCGTGGTCAAAAAAATGCTATGTATACAACACAGCGTAGCATTGAAAATAAAGTAGGTGCTGCCACCGGTTGGCGAGAACTTTTAATGTCAGTAGGTTTTAGATTTGAACCTGCTGGAAATGGAATACCATCTTCTGTATTTTTTCCACAAAGCGATCCTGAAGAAAGATTAACAAGATGTAGTGCAAGTTTGCAAGCATTATTAGGATTGGGACCATCATCATTACATGCACTTGCTAGATTATTGCag GCACCAGAAGCAGCAGAAGATGTTATTGCTGCAATGAGAAGAGCTACATGCGCAACAGAAGGTCAAGAAGTTACATTACCAGTTCAAGTATGGAGAGCATCAGGATCCCATGAATTATTTGCAAGTTTAGGTTTTGATCTCATGGAAGTTGGTCAATCAGAAGTTACATTAAGAACAGGAAAACAAGCATCACGAAGAGCTGTTCAATTTGCTCTTCAAGCTCTTCTAGCTTTATTCG aTACACAAGAAGCACCTAAAAGTTTGACTTTAGATTCTAGTAGCTCAATGGAAAGTTTAGCTTCTGTTGctcatattgaaaaaaatgtcataGAAAGACCTAGATTAGGAGGTGCATTTGCAAATTATGTTCGACATCGAGGTGAACCGGATGGTAAAACTATGGAACCACCAAATGTTCCAATTCCTACATCACGACAACCATGTCAAAATGGTGGAG gtGAATCAGATGTTGCTTTTACTCCTAGTCCTCCTGTAGcacttaatttaaatcatcaaACACGGATCAGAAATCTTTATCCTGATCAAAGCATAAGACCAGGATCTAGTTCAAGCAGTTCAGTAACAGATTGGGATAATGGTCATGCAACAGTTTTGAGACGACAACCATTACCACCTTTACCAGCAACAGTACTAGAAAGATTAAGTGTTAGAACAGAAATTGGATCAAATTCTCCAAGAAAACCTCGTCATCCAACAACAACTGAGGATATTTGTTCTCAGACTGATTCTACACAATCTACAGAAAcacataatcaaaatttaaggAATGTAGCTACATCTCTTACGAGTTTAACTCGTGAATTAACACCTACAATTTCAGAAGTATATCATGAGCGAAATTTAGGATTAGGATTGGCACCATCTTTATCAAAGTTATTAGGAGAAGTAAGTTCTGTTTCtggaaatgaagaaaatcaaTCAACACGAACAAatcataatcaaaatcaaaattggaTACAAAACGAATCAGAATTATGTCGAAGAGATGAAGCTGATGGTAGATCCATTGCTGAATCACAATGTAGTGCTACCAGCTCTAACAAAATACATAGAAAAGCACCTCCTCCTCCAGTGtag